From the Dehalococcoidia bacterium genome, one window contains:
- the miaB gene encoding tRNA (N6-isopentenyl adenosine(37)-C2)-methylthiotransferase MiaB, with amino-acid sequence MGRYYIWTIGCQMNTADSERLGSALDQIGCQPVAAPEDADVIVLNSCVVRQGAEEKVVGRLTSLKPLKQAHRERTVVLMGCMVGPRHEELKRRFPFVDLFLRPQQYEPLLQAVAQREGACLDDIGPPVASHPKVAAFTPIIHGCDKFCAFCIIPYRRGRERSRPIPEMVDEVRHMVARGVKEVTLLGQNVDSYGHDLPGSPDLADLLTALDPIPGLVRIRFLTSHPSDMSDRIIDAVADLPKVCEFINLPAQAGDDDVLMSMRRGYTRADYLRLVDKIRRRIPGVGLTTDIIVGFCGETADQFRRTLDLMEEVRFDKVHVAAYSVRPGTIAARGMADDVPAEEKRRRLQAVEELQERIATEINARLVGETLEVMAEEFDTARELWQGRTRSNKLAHFKAHGVRPGDLVLVRVAEASPWYLKGEAVAAG; translated from the coding sequence ATGGGACGCTATTACATCTGGACAATAGGATGTCAGATGAACACCGCCGACTCCGAGCGGCTGGGCAGCGCTTTGGACCAGATCGGCTGCCAGCCCGTGGCCGCGCCGGAGGACGCGGACGTCATCGTCCTCAACTCGTGCGTGGTGCGCCAGGGCGCAGAGGAGAAGGTCGTCGGCAGGCTCACGAGCCTCAAGCCGCTGAAGCAGGCGCACAGGGAACGCACGGTTGTCCTGATGGGGTGCATGGTCGGCCCCCGCCACGAGGAACTGAAGCGCCGGTTCCCCTTCGTGGACCTGTTCCTGCGCCCGCAGCAATACGAGCCGCTGCTGCAGGCCGTCGCCCAGCGCGAGGGCGCGTGTCTCGACGACATCGGCCCGCCCGTCGCGTCGCACCCGAAGGTCGCCGCGTTCACCCCCATCATCCACGGCTGCGACAAGTTCTGTGCCTTCTGTATCATCCCCTATCGCCGCGGCCGCGAGCGCAGCCGGCCTATCCCCGAGATGGTGGACGAGGTCCGGCACATGGTCGCGCGGGGAGTGAAAGAGGTCACCCTCCTGGGCCAGAATGTGGACTCCTATGGCCACGACCTGCCCGGCAGCCCGGACCTGGCCGACCTTCTCACGGCGCTGGACCCCATTCCCGGACTTGTCCGCATCCGATTCCTCACCAGCCACCCCAGCGACATGAGCGACCGTATCATTGACGCCGTGGCCGACCTGCCCAAGGTCTGCGAGTTTATCAACCTGCCCGCTCAGGCTGGCGACGACGACGTGCTCATGTCCATGCGACGCGGCTACACCCGCGCCGACTACCTGCGCCTGGTGGACAAAATCAGGCGGCGCATCCCCGGCGTGGGCCTCACCACGGACATCATCGTGGGCTTCTGCGGTGAGACGGCGGACCAGTTCCGGCGCACGCTGGACCTGATGGAAGAAGTGCGCTTCGACAAGGTGCACGTCGCCGCGTACTCCGTGCGGCCCGGCACCATCGCGGCGCGCGGCATGGCGGACGATGTGCCCGCTGAAGAGAAGCGGCGCAGGCTGCAGGCCGTGGAGGAGCTACAGGAGCGCATCGCCACGGAGATTAACGCCAGGCTTGTCGGCGAGACCCTTGAGGTGATGGCCGAGGAGTTCGACACGGCTCGGGAGCTGTGGCAAGGGCGCACGCGCTCCAACAAGCTGGCGCACTTCAAGGCGCATGGCGTCCGCCCCGGAGACCTCGTCCTGGTGCGCGTCGCTGAGGCAAGCCCCTGGTACCTCAAGGGTGAGGCCGTCGCGGCGGGCTAG
- a CDS encoding molybdenum cofactor biosynthesis protein MoaE: protein MAERLLQRIAEDVRARHGVDDIVVVHRVGRIAVGEASLLIAVASPHRKEAFDACQEMVDRIKDIAPIWKKEVWEGGEAWVACEHGHS from the coding sequence ATGGCGGAGAGGCTGCTGCAACGCATAGCAGAGGACGTGCGCGCCCGGCATGGCGTGGATGACATCGTCGTCGTCCACCGCGTAGGCCGGATCGCCGTCGGCGAGGCCAGCCTGCTCATCGCCGTAGCGTCTCCCCATCGGAAAGAAGCCTTCGACGCGTGCCAGGAGATGGTTGACCGCATCAAGGACATCGCACCCATCTGGAAGAAGGAGGTCTGGGAGGGCGGAGAGGCCTGGGTCGCGTGCGAGCACGGCCATTCGTAG
- a CDS encoding MoaD/ThiS family protein, with protein MNIAMRVSIFLFAAFREKAGSGRLQIEMAEGATAGDALRRVAQDVPQIARLLGSAALAVNAEYAGPDVRLKDGDEVALIPPVSGGASRVATASITEKSIDADAAIAGLVRPADGALVVFQGVVRAFTDGRRLLHMEYEA; from the coding sequence ATGAACATTGCCATGAGAGTGTCCATTTTTCTCTTCGCCGCGTTTCGGGAAAAAGCGGGCAGCGGGCGTCTTCAGATAGAGATGGCGGAGGGCGCCACCGCCGGAGACGCTCTGCGCCGCGTGGCCCAGGACGTGCCGCAGATCGCTCGCCTTCTGGGCAGCGCGGCCCTGGCCGTCAACGCCGAGTACGCCGGCCCGGACGTCCGTCTCAAGGACGGCGATGAGGTGGCGCTCATTCCGCCCGTCAGCGGCGGCGCATCCCGCGTGGCGACGGCCTCCATCACGGAGAAGTCGATTGACGCGGACGCCGCGATAGCGGGCCTCGTCCGGCCCGCCGATGGCGCACTGGTCGTGTTCCAGGGCGTCGTCCGCGCGTTCACCGACGGGCGACGGCTGCTCCACATGGAGTACGAGGCATAA
- a CDS encoding SDR family oxidoreductase, giving the protein MCDLSGKVALVTGGSRGLGKAIVLELATAGADVAFCYLQDAKAAQAVAATVENKVGRRPLFVQADITTREDRARLVTETSRRLGRLDILVNNAGTRKDGLAVQMGEAWDRVIELDVTAPFRLTQLALKVMLKQSWGRIINIGSVASRIGLSGQANYTAAKAALEGLTRSLAQEYGKRGITVNTVSPGFLETDLTEDASAYARKYVEEHAALHRFATPEAVASVVAFVASDRAWAVTGQTINVDCGLVKL; this is encoded by the coding sequence GTGTGCGACCTGAGTGGAAAGGTGGCCCTGGTCACCGGCGGCAGCAGGGGGCTTGGGAAAGCCATCGTCCTGGAGCTTGCGACGGCGGGCGCCGACGTAGCCTTCTGCTACCTTCAGGATGCCAAGGCCGCGCAGGCGGTCGCCGCTACCGTCGAGAATAAGGTCGGGCGTCGGCCACTCTTTGTGCAGGCGGACATCACCACGCGGGAGGACCGTGCCAGACTTGTCACGGAAACGTCCCGCCGGCTGGGAAGGCTGGACATCCTTGTCAACAACGCGGGCACTCGGAAGGATGGCCTTGCCGTCCAGATGGGCGAAGCGTGGGACAGGGTCATAGAGTTGGACGTTACGGCCCCATTCCGGCTGACGCAGCTTGCCCTCAAGGTGATGCTCAAACAGTCGTGGGGTCGGATCATCAATATCGGAAGTGTGGCCTCCCGCATTGGGCTCAGCGGACAGGCCAACTACACGGCGGCCAAGGCTGCGCTGGAGGGCCTGACGCGGTCTCTGGCCCAGGAGTACGGCAAGCGAGGGATCACGGTGAACACGGTCAGTCCGGGGTTCCTTGAGACGGACCTGACGGAAGACGCCAGCGCGTATGCACGGAAGTATGTGGAGGAGCACGCCGCCCTGCACCGCTTCGCGACCCCCGAGGCCGTCGCCAGCGTGGTCGCGTTCGTGGCCTCGGACAGGGCGTGGGCCGTAACGGGCCAGACCATCAATGTGGACTGTGGGCTCGTAAAGCTTTAG